In the genome of Fusobacterium necrogenes, one region contains:
- a CDS encoding metal-sensing transcriptional repressor has protein sequence MENKEMEIQRHCLSNESSFRKNLISRINRIAGQLRGIEKMMLNHVKCDEILNQVSSVKSALNGIAKVVLEAHLRSCVVEEIKSGFEKQATSELIETLSKLMDKNGSRTQESNDNIIRKVEKQIEKIKECIEKDECCSSILKEIAIIKNELDSMSKVILERHIKNCLVRDIKLGFEEKIVDDFLYTINKMIK, from the coding sequence ATGGAAAATAAAGAGATGGAGATTCAAAGACATTGCTTATCTAATGAAAGTAGTTTTAGAAAAAATCTTATTTCAAGAATAAATAGAATAGCTGGACAATTGAGAGGAATAGAAAAAATGATGTTAAATCATGTAAAGTGTGATGAGATATTAAATCAAGTTTCCTCAGTAAAATCTGCTCTTAATGGAATAGCTAAAGTTGTATTAGAAGCACATTTAAGAAGTTGTGTAGTAGAAGAGATAAAATCTGGCTTTGAAAAACAAGCAACTTCAGAATTAATAGAAACTTTAAGTAAATTGATGGATAAAAATGGAAGTAGAACTCAAGAAAGTAACGATAATATAATAAGAAAAGTAGAAAAGCAGATAGAGAAAATAAAAGAATGTATAGAAAAAGATGAGTGCTGTAGTAGTATCTTAAAAGAGATAGCCATTATAAAAAACGAACTAGACAGTATGTCTAAAGTTATATTGGAAAGACATATAAAGAACTGTTTAGTGAGAGACATAAAACTTGGTTTCGAAGAAAAGATTGTAGATGATTTTTTATATACGATTAATAAAATGATAAAATAA
- a CDS encoding response regulator transcription factor → MKKILVIDDEWKIRKLIKDYLIREGYMVEEAGDGEEGLDKFFSNSYDIVILDIMLPKIDGWSVCRKIREESQVPIIMLTARADESDQLFGFELETDEYMVKPFNPKLLVAKVKALLRRDGKIVDKGPLIFGNLSIDGIKREVKLKDEILDLTPKEYDLLYFFVENKGIALSREKILNSVWGWDYFGDSRTVDTHIKRLRKKIGDNYVQTVRGFGYKFEE, encoded by the coding sequence ATGAAAAAGATTTTAGTAATAGATGACGAGTGGAAAATCAGAAAATTAATAAAAGATTATCTTATAAGAGAAGGATACATGGTAGAAGAAGCTGGAGATGGAGAAGAGGGACTTGATAAATTTTTCTCTAATTCATATGATATTGTAATCCTTGATATTATGTTGCCAAAAATAGATGGTTGGAGTGTTTGTAGAAAAATAAGAGAGGAGTCACAAGTACCTATTATTATGCTTACAGCTAGAGCAGATGAAAGTGATCAGCTTTTTGGATTTGAACTTGAAACTGATGAATATATGGTGAAACCATTTAATCCTAAATTACTAGTAGCAAAGGTTAAAGCTTTATTAAGAAGAGATGGAAAAATAGTAGATAAAGGCCCATTAATATTTGGTAATTTATCAATAGATGGAATAAAAAGAGAAGTAAAACTAAAAGATGAAATATTAGATTTAACCCCTAAAGAATATGATTTATTATATTTTTTTGTAGAAAATAAAGGAATTGCCCTCTCAAGAGAAAAAATTTTAAATTCTGTATGGGGCTGGGATTATTTTGGAGATTCTAGAACTGTTGACACCCACATTAAGAGATTAAGAAAAAAAATAGGTGATAATTATGTACAGACTGTTAGAGGTTTTGGTTATAAATTTGAGGAGTAA
- a CDS encoding sensor histidine kinase, which yields MKIRWKLFLLMLCMVLMIIGGFVLTNTVYLERFYLTNKKEKLIQMGRVITDPNYIVDFRNLEIQNNAEILIKKWEQVDKYLQKKQLTEQEINEIKESFKGDEPIFKTVSYDDYRGKVLILFMPYKSNRYIEIITPLSLIQEGLDLSTKYHLQLIILSFVIGSSIAFVFSKAMVNPILEIKEITQKIAMLDFSRKFESDRTDEIGELGEAINKMGETLEKNIAELNELNKKLRADIEKEKNLDKLRKEFVACVSHELKTPVAIIQGYAQGLLENVATEEDRDFYCNVIIEESYKMDSLVKELLLISQIEAGYFKMQMEKVTISCLIKDVIGKYSPKLHKIIYENKNDILILCDEKYIDRVLDNLVSNAIKYKTGNSPIHIKVEEKEDSCIVTVSNESNNLEEKDLDTIWNPFVRLNSAIGKEGHGLGLAIVAGILENHKCNYGVYLSNKNIVNFWFELRKYNGEEN from the coding sequence ATGAAAATAAGATGGAAACTATTTCTCTTAATGCTATGTATGGTATTGATGATAATAGGTGGGTTTGTTTTGACTAATACTGTCTATCTTGAAAGATTTTACCTAACTAACAAAAAAGAAAAGCTTATTCAAATGGGAAGGGTTATAACAGATCCTAATTATATAGTTGATTTTAGAAATTTAGAAATTCAAAACAACGCTGAAATATTAATAAAAAAATGGGAACAAGTAGATAAGTACTTGCAAAAAAAACAACTCACTGAACAGGAAATAAATGAGATAAAGGAAAGTTTTAAGGGTGATGAGCCAATTTTTAAAACTGTTTCTTATGACGATTATAGAGGCAAAGTCCTAATTCTATTTATGCCATATAAATCAAATAGATATATTGAAATAATTACTCCTTTGAGTCTTATTCAAGAAGGATTAGACTTATCAACTAAATATCATCTACAATTAATAATCCTATCTTTCGTTATTGGTTCATCGATTGCATTTGTATTTTCCAAGGCTATGGTAAATCCTATACTTGAAATAAAAGAGATAACACAAAAAATAGCAATGTTAGATTTTTCTAGAAAATTTGAATCTGATAGAACAGATGAAATAGGAGAATTAGGAGAAGCTATCAATAAGATGGGAGAAACTCTTGAAAAAAATATTGCTGAATTAAATGAACTTAATAAAAAGTTAAGAGCTGATATTGAAAAAGAGAAAAACCTAGATAAATTACGAAAGGAATTTGTGGCTTGTGTAAGTCATGAACTGAAGACTCCTGTTGCTATAATTCAAGGATATGCACAAGGTTTACTTGAAAATGTAGCAACTGAAGAGGATAGAGATTTCTATTGTAATGTTATAATTGAAGAAAGTTACAAAATGGATAGCTTAGTAAAAGAACTACTACTAATCTCACAAATAGAAGCTGGATACTTTAAGATGCAAATGGAAAAAGTAACTATATCTTGTCTCATTAAAGATGTAATAGGAAAATATTCCCCAAAATTACATAAAATAATATATGAAAATAAAAATGATATTCTCATATTATGTGATGAAAAATATATAGATAGAGTCTTAGATAACTTAGTGTCTAATGCTATTAAATATAAAACTGGTAATTCGCCTATTCATATTAAAGTAGAGGAAAAAGAGGATAGCTGTATAGTTACTGTTAGTAATGAAAGCAATAATTTAGAAGAAAAAGACTTAGATACTATATGGAATCCTTTTGTTAGGCTTAATAGTGCAATAGGAAAGGAAGGACATGGACTTGGTTTAGCAATAGTAGCTGGTATCCTTGAAAATCATAAATGTAATTATGGTGTATATCTGTCAAATAAAAATATAGTGAATTTCTGGTTTGAATTAAGAAAATATAATGGTGAGGAAAATTGA
- a CDS encoding N-glycosylase/DNA lyase, with the protein MKKNKYFYDIEKVYFEKKDDIEKRLKEFKEVWENGDNKDIHVELSFCILTPQSKAINAWKAISTLRDNGLLFNGSKEEIVEYLNIVRFKNNKAKYLIELREKMKDEKGEFITKNFFSSFEDMKEARKWIVKNIKGMAFKEASHFLRNIGFGKEISILDRHILKNLVKLEVIDEVPKNITPKLYLEIEEKMKKYCHFINISMDSLDLLLWYLEAGEIFK; encoded by the coding sequence TTGAAAAAAAATAAGTATTTCTATGATATAGAAAAAGTCTATTTTGAAAAAAAAGATGATATAGAAAAAAGATTAAAAGAATTTAAAGAAGTATGGGAGAATGGAGATAATAAAGATATTCATGTAGAATTATCTTTTTGTATACTTACACCACAATCTAAGGCTATAAATGCTTGGAAAGCTATCTCAACCTTAAGAGATAATGGATTGCTTTTTAATGGTTCAAAAGAAGAAATAGTCGAATATCTTAATATTGTAAGATTTAAAAACAATAAAGCAAAATATCTAATAGAGCTTAGAGAAAAAATGAAAGATGAAAAAGGAGAATTCATAACTAAAAATTTTTTTTCAAGCTTTGAGGATATGAAAGAAGCTAGAAAGTGGATAGTTAAAAATATAAAAGGAATGGCATTCAAAGAAGCTAGCCATTTTTTAAGAAATATAGGTTTTGGGAAAGAAATATCTATTTTAGATAGACATATCTTAAAAAATTTAGTGAAATTAGAAGTAATTGATGAAGTTCCTAAAAATATAACTCCAAAGCTTTACTTAGAAATTGAAGAAAAAATGAAAAAATATTGTCATTTTATAAATATTTCAATGGATAGTTTAGATTTATTACTTTGGTATTTAGAAGCTGGCGAAATATTTAAATAA
- the yfcC gene encoding putative basic amino acid antiporter YfcC, giving the protein MKKKFNIPDTYVIIFFVVIFAAILTYTVPIGKFQMEKITYTTETGVEKTRTVPIAGSFSYELNDQGEPLIKGVKFFEPGGEVGISNYIFEGITSGDKWGTAVGVIAFIIITGGAFGIILRTRAVEAGLFNLIKKTKGSEYLLLPVVFFFFSLGGAVFGMGEEAIPFAMILIPIVIGMGYDAITGIMITYISTQIGFATSWMNPFSVAIAQGVAGIPVLSAAGFRIIMWIFFTALGITFTMIYAKKVKANPQSSISYESDTYYRNEFNFSDHQDLKFEIGHKLVLLAIALGMVWIIYGVIKFGYFLPEIATQFVIMGVIAGIIGVIFRLDNMKINDIASSFRKGAEDLIGAALVVGMAKGIVLVLGGADAEIPSVLNTVLNWVAESLSGFPPAICAWVMYIFQSIFNFFVVSGSGQAALTMPIMAPLSDLVGVPRQVAVLAFQLGDGFTNLIVPTSGILIAILGIAKLDWLVWARFQIKFQAILFFFGSLFVIAAVLINLQ; this is encoded by the coding sequence ATGAAAAAAAAATTCAACATACCAGATACGTATGTTATAATATTTTTTGTTGTAATTTTTGCAGCAATATTAACATATACTGTACCTATTGGAAAATTCCAAATGGAGAAGATAACTTATACAACTGAAACAGGAGTTGAAAAAACAAGGACTGTTCCCATAGCCGGAAGTTTTTCATACGAGTTAAATGATCAGGGAGAACCATTAATAAAAGGAGTAAAATTTTTTGAACCTGGTGGTGAAGTTGGAATATCTAATTATATTTTTGAAGGAATAACAAGTGGAGACAAATGGGGAACAGCAGTTGGAGTAATTGCTTTCATTATAATAACTGGTGGAGCTTTTGGAATAATTTTAAGAACTAGAGCTGTAGAAGCTGGATTATTTAATCTTATTAAAAAGACTAAAGGTTCTGAATATCTTTTACTTCCAGTAGTATTTTTCTTTTTTTCACTAGGAGGTGCAGTATTTGGAATGGGTGAAGAGGCCATTCCATTTGCAATGATACTTATCCCCATAGTTATAGGAATGGGATATGATGCTATAACTGGAATTATGATTACTTACATATCTACTCAAATAGGATTTGCTACTTCATGGATGAATCCTTTCAGCGTTGCTATAGCACAAGGAGTAGCTGGAATTCCTGTTTTATCTGCAGCAGGTTTTAGAATAATCATGTGGATATTCTTCACTGCTTTAGGTATTACATTTACAATGATATATGCTAAAAAAGTGAAAGCTAATCCTCAATCTTCAATATCCTATGAATCAGATACTTATTATAGAAATGAATTCAATTTTTCTGACCATCAAGATCTGAAATTTGAAATTGGGCATAAATTAGTTTTACTAGCTATAGCTTTAGGTATGGTCTGGATAATCTATGGAGTTATAAAATTTGGTTACTTTCTTCCTGAAATTGCTACTCAATTTGTAATTATGGGAGTAATTGCTGGTATTATTGGAGTTATATTTAGGCTAGATAATATGAAAATAAATGATATAGCATCTTCGTTTAGAAAAGGTGCTGAGGATCTAATAGGTGCTGCATTAGTTGTCGGAATGGCCAAAGGAATTGTACTTGTCCTTGGAGGAGCAGATGCAGAAATACCTAGTGTCTTAAATACTGTTCTTAACTGGGTAGCAGAAAGTTTAAGCGGATTTCCTCCTGCAATTTGTGCTTGGGTCATGTATATATTTCAATCAATATTTAATTTTTTTGTTGTCTCTGGCTCAGGACAGGCAGCTCTTACTATGCCTATAATGGCTCCTCTATCAGATTTAGTAGGTGTGCCTAGACAGGTAGCTGTATTAGCTTTCCAATTAGGAGATGGCTTTACCAATTTAATAGTACCAACTTCTGGAATATTAATTGCTATATTAGGAATAGCTAAATTAGATTGGTTAGTATGGGCTAGATTTCAAATAAAATTTCAAGCAATTTTATTCTTTTTTGGCTCATTATTTGTAATAGCTGCTGTACTAATAAATTTACAGTAG
- the hydG gene encoding [FeFe] hydrogenase H-cluster radical SAM maturase HydG, with the protein MKEEKYDIDFLDADKIYSILGFAKEKAKNRNEVEKIIQKAALAEGITAEEAAILLNVEDKELLAKMFKVAKQVKEKIYGKRIVMFAPLYVSNYCVNNCVYCGYQHCNEDLNRKKLTREELINEVKALEKLGHKRIVLEAGEDPVNCSLDYILQCIKDIYSIKFENGNIRRININIAATTVENYKKLKEAEIGTYTLFQESFHKPTYEKLHLSGPKKDYYYHTTAMFRAREAGIDDVGIGVLYGLYEHKYETVAMILYANELERVTGVGPHTISVPRLREASNVTLAQYPYLVNDEEFKRLVAVLRLAVPYTGMILSTREEAGFRDEVIELGISQVSTGSCTGVGGYSEANENTAQFEVGDHRSPMEMLASLINSGYIPSYCTACYRSGRTGDRFMEIAKSGKINVMCEANALMTLKEFLLDYANEDLRKLGDTAILEAIEKMPNENFKNKIKGFLKDIENGKRDISV; encoded by the coding sequence ATGAAAGAAGAGAAATATGATATTGATTTTTTAGATGCAGATAAAATTTATTCTATATTAGGTTTTGCCAAAGAAAAAGCAAAAAATAGAAATGAAGTAGAAAAAATAATTCAAAAGGCAGCTCTAGCGGAAGGAATAACTGCAGAAGAGGCAGCTATTCTTCTAAATGTTGAAGATAAAGAGCTATTAGCTAAGATGTTTAAGGTAGCTAAACAAGTAAAAGAAAAAATTTATGGAAAAAGAATAGTTATGTTTGCTCCACTTTATGTAAGTAACTATTGTGTAAATAATTGTGTTTATTGTGGATATCAACATTGTAATGAAGATTTGAATAGAAAAAAATTAACGAGAGAAGAGTTAATAAATGAAGTTAAAGCTCTTGAAAAATTAGGACATAAGAGAATAGTTTTAGAAGCTGGGGAGGATCCAGTCAATTGTTCTTTAGATTATATTTTACAATGTATTAAGGATATATACTCTATAAAATTTGAAAATGGAAATATAAGAAGAATAAATATCAATATAGCAGCTACAACTGTTGAAAATTATAAAAAATTAAAAGAAGCTGAGATAGGAACTTATACTCTTTTCCAAGAGTCTTTCCACAAACCTACTTATGAAAAATTACATTTATCTGGACCTAAAAAAGATTACTACTACCATACAACAGCTATGTTCAGAGCTAGAGAAGCTGGAATAGATGATGTCGGTATAGGAGTATTATATGGATTATACGAACATAAATATGAAACAGTAGCTATGATACTTTATGCTAATGAGTTAGAAAGAGTTACTGGTGTAGGGCCTCATACAATATCAGTTCCAAGATTAAGAGAGGCTAGTAATGTGACTTTAGCTCAATATCCATATTTAGTAAATGATGAAGAGTTTAAGAGATTAGTAGCTGTATTAAGACTTGCTGTACCATATACAGGAATGATTTTATCTACAAGGGAGGAAGCAGGATTTAGAGATGAAGTAATTGAATTGGGGATATCTCAAGTAAGTACAGGTTCTTGTACAGGTGTAGGAGGATATTCTGAAGCAAATGAAAATACTGCTCAATTTGAAGTAGGAGATCATCGTTCTCCAATGGAGATGTTAGCAAGTTTAATAAATAGTGGATATATTCCAAGTTATTGTACAGCTTGTTATCGTTCAGGAAGAACTGGAGATAGATTTATGGAGATAGCTAAGAGTGGGAAAATAAATGTAATGTGTGAAGCTAATGCCCTTATGACATTAAAAGAGTTTTTACTAGATTATGCTAATGAAGATTTAAGAAAACTTGGAGATACAGCAATATTAGAGGCCATTGAAAAGATGCCAAATGAAAATTTTAAAAATAAAATAAAAGGATTTTTAAAAGATATTGAGAATGGAAAAAGAGATATTTCAGTATAG
- a CDS encoding YifB family Mg chelatase-like AAA ATPase: MNKKVLSSSYIGIESFLVEVEVDISNGLPNFSIIGLGDTAISESKDRIRTALKNSNFKLEPKKIIINLSPAGVKKEGAHFDLPIAVGIMMAMGFLKDRYNILEHYLFLGELSLNGDIKRVRGALNSVIFAKEKGYKGVVLPVENYQEATLIKGVEVIPVKNLQDVAEFISKNIVKDVQRKIIPSIEGPELDFSDVKGQTMAKRALEIAAAGKHNLIMIGSPGSGKTMLCKRITTILPSLNEKEIVDSTKIYSIAGELSEERPIIDIPPFRAPHHTSTPVAIVGGGKKVIPGEVSLASGGVLFLDELAEFSRSVLESLRQPLEDGIVSISRAQYRVEFKTDFIFIGASNPCPCGFLLDDNGKCNCTQTEINKYMKKISGPIMDRIDLHVEMRRLTEEELMTYKSGESSKEIKERVLKAREIQRKRYGEGAYNGTISQKQIQKYCKLSKENMEYFKRVIQVMEISARGYDKILKVARTIADLAGSENIEKEHLMEAVSFRNR; encoded by the coding sequence ATGAATAAAAAAGTTTTGAGTTCTAGTTATATAGGTATAGAATCATTTCTTGTAGAGGTAGAAGTAGATATAAGTAATGGACTTCCTAATTTTTCTATAATAGGTTTGGGAGATACAGCCATTTCAGAAAGTAAAGACAGAATAAGAACTGCTTTAAAAAATAGTAATTTTAAGTTAGAACCTAAAAAGATAATAATAAATTTATCTCCGGCTGGTGTAAAAAAAGAGGGAGCGCATTTTGATTTACCTATTGCTGTTGGTATAATGATGGCCATGGGTTTTTTAAAAGATCGATATAATATATTAGAACATTATCTATTTTTAGGAGAATTGTCATTGAACGGGGATATTAAAAGAGTTAGAGGAGCGCTTAATAGTGTAATCTTTGCAAAAGAAAAAGGGTATAAAGGGGTAGTACTTCCAGTAGAAAATTATCAAGAAGCTACTTTGATAAAAGGAGTAGAGGTAATACCTGTGAAAAATTTACAAGATGTGGCTGAGTTTATATCTAAAAATATAGTAAAAGATGTACAAAGGAAAATAATACCTTCTATTGAAGGACCAGAATTAGATTTTTCTGATGTAAAAGGACAGACGATGGCGAAAAGAGCTTTAGAGATTGCAGCAGCAGGTAAACATAATTTAATTATGATAGGAAGTCCAGGCTCTGGAAAAACAATGTTATGCAAGAGAATAACAACTATATTACCATCATTGAATGAAAAAGAAATAGTAGATAGTACTAAGATATATAGTATTGCAGGTGAACTTTCAGAAGAGAGACCAATAATAGATATTCCTCCATTTAGAGCACCACATCATACAAGTACTCCAGTAGCTATAGTAGGAGGAGGAAAAAAGGTAATACCGGGAGAGGTAAGTTTAGCTTCTGGGGGAGTTCTTTTTTTAGATGAGTTAGCTGAATTTTCAAGAAGTGTACTAGAGAGTTTGAGGCAACCTTTAGAAGATGGAATAGTTTCAATTTCAAGAGCTCAATATAGGGTTGAATTTAAAACAGACTTCATTTTTATTGGAGCTAGTAACCCGTGTCCTTGTGGATTTTTATTAGATGACAATGGAAAGTGTAACTGTACTCAAACAGAGATAAATAAATATATGAAGAAAATCTCAGGACCAATTATGGATAGAATAGATTTGCACGTAGAGATGAGAAGACTTACAGAGGAAGAACTTATGACCTATAAGTCTGGAGAGAGTTCAAAAGAGATTAAAGAGAGAGTTTTAAAAGCTAGAGAGATTCAGAGAAAAAGATATGGAGAGGGAGCATATAATGGTACTATCTCTCAAAAACAAATTCAAAAATATTGTAAGTTATCAAAAGAGAATATGGAATATTTTAAAAGAGTAATTCAAGTAATGGAAATTTCAGCTAGGGGATATGATAAAATTTTAAAAGTAGCAAGGACAATTGCTGACTTAGCAGGAAGTGAAAATATTGAGAAAGAACATCTTATGGAAGCTGTATCCTTCAGAAATAGATAA
- the thiD gene encoding bifunctional hydroxymethylpyrimidine kinase/phosphomethylpyrimidine kinase, giving the protein MKNVLTIAGSDSSGGAGIQADIKTMGALGVHGMSVITAVTAQNSLGVQKSFPLTPEIIGEQLESLFSDIEIDGVKIGMVSDVEIIKIIREKLLKYSAKNIVIDTVMVSKNGYHLLKPEAVEELKSLISISTLVTPNIPETEILADMKIKTQEDIKKACIKIAKLGVKAILIKGGHSDENSCTDTLYFENSFYHYTTPRLENKNTHGTGCTLSSAITTFLAKEKSIPISVELGKKYITKAIENSFDLGHGIGPLGHFIEIYKKLSIKY; this is encoded by the coding sequence ATGAAAAATGTTTTAACTATAGCTGGTTCTGATAGTAGTGGTGGAGCTGGAATTCAAGCAGATATTAAAACTATGGGGGCTTTGGGTGTACATGGTATGAGTGTTATCACAGCTGTTACTGCTCAAAACTCCCTTGGAGTACAAAAATCTTTCCCTCTTACTCCTGAAATTATTGGAGAACAACTAGAGTCTCTTTTCTCTGATATAGAGATTGATGGAGTAAAGATAGGTATGGTTTCAGATGTAGAGATAATTAAAATTATTAGAGAAAAACTTTTAAAGTATTCTGCTAAAAATATTGTAATTGATACTGTTATGGTTTCTAAAAATGGTTATCATCTTCTTAAACCTGAAGCAGTAGAGGAATTAAAATCTCTTATCTCTATTAGTACCCTTGTTACTCCAAATATTCCAGAAACTGAAATATTAGCTGATATGAAAATAAAAACTCAAGAAGATATAAAAAAAGCTTGTATCAAAATTGCAAAACTTGGAGTAAAAGCTATCTTAATAAAGGGTGGACACAGTGATGAAAATAGTTGTACTGATACACTATACTTTGAAAATAGTTTTTATCACTACACTACACCTAGACTAGAAAATAAAAATACTCATGGAACAGGTTGTACTCTTTCATCTGCTATCACAACTTTTTTAGCTAAAGAAAAAAGTATTCCAATTAGTGTAGAGCTTGGAAAAAAATATATTACCAAAGCCATTGAAAACTCTTTTGACTTAGGTCATGGAATAGGGCCATTGGGACATTTTATTGAAATTTATAAGAAATTGAGCATCAAATATTAA
- the atpC gene encoding ATP synthase F1 subunit epsilon → MATFKIKVVTYEEKVLEQEAEFVLVRTTEGDMGILPNHSPFIAGLSTGEMKIRLDGKEDKYFVSEGLLEISNNVVTIIASEAIPADQLDVERAKREVEELKAKLDKLQEDKDILLTQKNLHKALMKVHVAEKLL, encoded by the coding sequence ATGGCTACATTTAAAATAAAAGTTGTAACTTATGAGGAGAAAGTTCTTGAGCAAGAAGCTGAGTTTGTTCTTGTAAGAACAACAGAAGGAGATATGGGAATACTTCCTAATCACTCTCCATTTATAGCTGGGCTTAGTACAGGAGAAATGAAAATAAGACTTGATGGAAAAGAAGATAAATACTTTGTTTCAGAAGGATTATTAGAAATTTCTAACAATGTGGTAACTATTATAGCTAGTGAAGCTATACCAGCTGATCAGCTTGATGTAGAGAGAGCTAAAAGAGAGGTAGAAGAACTTAAAGCAAAACTTGATAAACTTCAAGAAGATAAGGATATTCTTCTAACTCAAAAAAATCTACATAAAGCGTTAATGAAAGTACATGTTGCAGAGAAATTATTGTAA
- the atpD gene encoding F0F1 ATP synthase subunit beta encodes MENKGTITQIISAVVDVAFKDKLPNIYNALKVKVDDKELVLEVQQHLGNNVIRAVAMDSTDGLQRGMEVTDTGAPIKVPVGKAVLGRILNVLGQPVDDNGPVETDEYLPIHRDAPSFEEQETETEIFETGIKVIDLLAPYIKGGKIGLFGGAGVGKTVLIMELINNIAKGHGGLSVFAGVGERTREGRDLYDEMTESGVLSKTSLVYGQMNEPPGARLRVALTGLTVAENFRDKEGQDVLLFIDNIFRFTQAGSEVSALLGRMPSAVGYQPNLATEMGALQERITSTKSGSITSVQAVYVPADDLTDPAPATTFSHLDATTVLSRQIASLGIYPAVDPLDSTSKALSADIVGTEHYNVAREVQEVLQRYKELQDIIAILGMDELSDEDKLTVSRARKIQRFFSQPFSVAEQFTGMEGKYVPVKETIRGFKEILEGKHDDIPEQAFLYVGTIEEAVAKARDLMKGDE; translated from the coding sequence GTGGAAAACAAAGGAACTATAACTCAGATTATTAGTGCCGTTGTAGACGTTGCTTTTAAAGATAAATTGCCTAATATATATAATGCCTTAAAAGTTAAGGTTGATGATAAAGAGCTTGTACTTGAAGTACAACAACACTTAGGTAATAATGTAATAAGAGCAGTAGCAATGGATTCTACTGACGGACTACAAAGAGGTATGGAAGTAACAGATACTGGAGCACCTATAAAGGTACCAGTAGGAAAAGCAGTATTAGGAAGAATATTAAATGTTTTAGGACAACCAGTTGATGATAACGGACCAGTTGAAACAGATGAGTATTTACCTATACATAGAGATGCTCCAAGCTTTGAGGAGCAAGAAACAGAAACTGAAATTTTCGAAACAGGAATCAAAGTAATAGACCTTTTAGCACCATATATTAAAGGAGGAAAAATTGGTCTATTCGGAGGAGCTGGAGTAGGAAAAACAGTTTTGATCATGGAGCTTATCAATAACATTGCTAAGGGACATGGAGGACTTTCAGTATTTGCTGGAGTAGGAGAAAGAACAAGAGAAGGAAGAGACCTTTATGATGAAATGACTGAATCAGGAGTTTTATCTAAAACATCTCTAGTTTATGGACAAATGAATGAGCCACCTGGAGCAAGACTAAGAGTTGCTTTAACAGGATTAACTGTAGCAGAGAACTTCAGAGATAAAGAGGGACAAGATGTTTTACTATTTATAGATAACATATTCAGATTTACACAAGCTGGATCTGAAGTATCAGCTCTATTAGGAAGAATGCCTTCTGCCGTTGGATATCAACCAAACCTAGCTACAGAGATGGGAGCTCTTCAAGAAAGAATCACATCTACTAAATCTGGATCAATTACATCAGTTCAAGCTGTATATGTACCAGCAGACGACTTAACTGACCCAGCACCAGCAACAACATTCTCACACTTAGATGCTACAACAGTTCTGTCAAGACAAATAGCATCACTAGGAATCTATCCAGCAGTTGACCCATTAGATTCAACATCTAAAGCTCTATCCGCTGATATAGTTGGAACTGAGCACTACAATGTTGCTAGAGAGGTACAAGAAGTATTACAAAGATATAAAGAACTTCAAGATATCATTGCTATTCTAGGTATGGACGAGTTATCTGATGAAGATAAACTTACTGTATCAAGAGCAAGAAAAATTCAAAGATTCTTCTCTCAACCATTCTCAGTTGCTGAGCAATTTACAGGAATGGAAGGAAAATATGTTCCAGTAAAAGAGACAATCAGAGGATTTAAAGAGATATTAGAAGGTAAACATGACGATATCCCTGAACAAGCTTTCCTATATGTAGGAACAATAGAGGAGGCAGTAGCAAAGGCGAGAGACCTTATGAAAGGGGATGAATAG